The Rhizobium favelukesii DNA segment GTTCCGTGAAAAGCTCGCAGCCTATACCGGTATCGATGCCGCCAAGCTGCGCCAGCATCTTATCGAATTTCTTCAAGCAGTGACGCCTGTAGCCGAAGCGCGCGGCGTCAAGCTGACGCTGCACCCGGATGATCCGCCGCGCTCGCTCTTTGGTCTGCCGCGGATCGCTTCGACCGCCGAAGACTATGCCGCGCTGTTCAATGCCGTTCCCTCAAAGGCGAATGGCATGTGCTACTGCACCGGCAGCCTCGGAGTGCGTGCCGACAACGACCTGCCGGCGATGGCCCGCCGCTTCGCATCGAGAATCCATTTCGCCCATCTGCGCGCAACAAAACGCGAGGCCGACGGACGCAGCTTCCACGAGAGTGCCCACCTGGAGGGCGACGTCGACATGGTTGCAGTCCTGAAGGAGCTCGTCGCAGAAGACCGCGGGCGTCGGGCAAACGAAACAATCGTGTTCCGCTCTGACCACGGCCATCGCATGCTCGATGACCTCGACAAGACCGTGACGCCGGGCTATCCGGCAATCGGTCGACTGCGCGGTCTGGCCGAGCTTCGCGGCATTCTCGTTGCCCTGGGTGCGAAGCCGACGTAACAGTGGATCGCGGCCGCAGCCCGTAAGTCGTCTCAATATCGCGGGCTACAGGTGGCGCGGTTGACCTCTGGAAGGGCAATTGCCCACGCATTTGGAACAAACTTGGGCACAATTCATTTCTCTTCCTGCAGAGAGGAGAAACGACATGACCTACGACCCGAATGATCCGAACCGCAATCCCACGACCGATCACGACCTGCGCACGCCACCGCTGCGCCGCAGCTCAAGCAGTTGGATCGGATGGATTGCCGCGATCGCCGTGATCCTTGTCGCAGCGTTTGCTATCACAGAATGGTTTGACCGGCCGGGCACCGATCCCAACCCGACCGCTTCAACGACTGAATCTCAGCCGATGAAGCCGCCGGTAGCCCCTGTGGCGCCGTCCAGTGAGCCGGCAACACCTGCCCCGGCCAACCCTTCGACCGGCGGCACGACACAGCAGTAAGCATACTGCGAAGCGGAGCCTCACCTCGTGGAGGAGAGGCTCCGGTATCTTTTTCGAAGCCACCTCGGACCCCTTCTTGTCTCCACGGACAGATGCATCGCTAACGGAAGGTCGCGGCTCAAACCGCGTGGCGAACATGTTGAGGCTCATGTCGCCCAGGCTTGGAGGAGGCGCAGCCGGCGAGGCTCTCGGGATGGGAACGCCGGACGATCTCAGCGTCGAAGCCGTCCAGAAGCTCTTGAGGGTGCTGGCGCCCGAAAAGGATGATGGACAACGCCTGCTCAAGACGCGCGCGCTGGAGGTCAGCAGCGCCCATCGCCGAGGCACATTGGCTGGTTCTCGATACGGGAAGCGAAGGACGACCAACCGCCTTCCTGGTGGTGCTGACATTCTGGCTGATCGTGATCTTTCGCACGTTCGGCCTTTTGTCGCCCTATAACGGCACGGTGATATCGGTCATTGTCGTCTGCGCTCTGTCCGTCGGAGGTGCGGTCTTCATCATCAACGATATGGCCCACCCTTACGGAGGCCTGATCTATGTTTCGGATGAGCCTCTGCGTCTCGCCCTGTCGCGGGTGGGGCGCAGTTGATCGCCTCTTGGGCAGTCGGCCGCACACACAGCGTGGATTAGTGCGTCGCCGCGCGCTTCTTGGAGGCCGCGAGAATGTAGTCGTCGGCGATATCCGCGATCGCAATTGCGATTTCGGTCGACGAGAAGCCGACCAGTTTTTCGCCTTGAATGATCTGGTATACGGCTTCCTCTATCTTCTCACGGCAGGCAGAAAGCCTGTCGGCGTGGTTGATGACTATAGGACGTAATTCCATGGCCCTTACCCCCGGTCGATGCGGCACACGTTCTTGATGTGCGTTGAATGTTGATATTGGTTAAGCAAGTGAAGGTCGCGACATTCGTGATGTTATTGAACGATGCCCCACTATCGCGATTCCAGCTAAAAAGCCGCCTGTAGCCTCCGTAAAGACGGCACCAAAGCTTCAACTTAACCGTGCCTGGACTATAGTCGCAAAAATCTGGAACAGCCTGTGAAATCGACGTGACACTACCATGAATAGAGCAGTCGAAATATATACCGCTCAAGGTCGGCAATATTTGCTGCCTCAATGCATCGGACTTGGCTAAATTTCCTCCGCATGGGGTAAAATCGCAACGCCACAGCAAAATGTCGCCGCCGGCAGCAATTAGCTCCTTGAATAAATTTACTCTTGGTTGTATTTTTTATAGATCTCAGCATAATGCCAGTCTGACACGAGGAAACGGGGGACGCCATGCAGGCCAAAACTCCAAACGCTATTGATGCCTATGTGGGTGAGCGTGTCAGGTTAAGGCGAAAGCTACTTGGCCTGAGCCAGGTTAGCCTTTCGGAATCCTTAGGGATTACGTTCCAACAGCTGCAAAAATACGAAAAGGGTGTCAACCGCATCGGAGCAAGCCGGCTGCAGCGCATTGCAGAAGTCCTTGGCGTGCCCGTTGGCTTCTTTTTCGATGAAGAGAAGGCGCACACGGCGGGCCTGCGTTTGAGCGCCGATACCGATGAAGTCGCGCATTTCATCGCTTCGAAGGAGGGTCTGGCGCTGACGCGTGCCTTCATCGCGATCGAAGATCCGAATATTCGTCGAAAGCTGATTGCACTTGCAAGGAGCCTTGGCTCCACGCAATCGGTCACGGATGAGCATGAGAGCTGGGAACGGGCGGACGTAACAAGAGGATAGCCGGTGCTGCGTCTCCAAACATTTGGCGAACTGCGTCTGACGGATGAGGCGGGCAATGCGGTCGGCTATCCTGCCAAGGCGCTGTTGACGATGGCCTATCTCTTCACATGCAAGGGGCACGCCCTCACCCGCCAAGAGGTCGCTGCGTTCCTATGGTCGGATGCCGAGCCCGATCAGGCCGGCCTTAATCTGCGTAAGCTCATCTCCCGTATTCGCCAGATCGATGACAGTGAGGCCGCGCCACTTAAGATTACTGCGGTGTCGATCGAGTTGCAGGCGCGCCTCCTTTCCATCGATGTTGAGATATTCGACGAGGCAATGCCGCCGATGGACAGGCTGAGAGCCAGCAGCGACCTACTTCAGCGTGATTTCGCCGGCAATGTTCGCTCAGCAAGCAAGGCGATCGACAGCTGGATCGCGCGCGAGCAGCGCGGCCACAGGGTCAAGTTGCGGCAGATGCTCTTGGAGGCGGCGCCGTCTGCACAGGGCACCGACGACTACCGAACCGTCTCCGGCGCTGCCTTGCAGTTGCTGGAGCAGGAGCCGAGCGACGAGCCGCTCCGGGCGATCCTTCGCGGGCTGCCTGGCGTTGCTGGCCCGGACGTGCTGGCGCCAAGCGACAGGCAAACGCGGAATTATGCGGTGCCGGCGGAGGTGCGGAATGCAAACCGCCCGGAGCCCGAACCCCGGCCCGCGTCGAGCCTGCCGCGACTGGTTTTGCTTCCTCCGACATCACAGG contains these protein-coding regions:
- the uxuA gene encoding mannonate dehydratase is translated as MRQGWRWFGPEAPVTLDEVRQTGATNVVSSLHQVPIGRAWTEGEVRERQAMIETTPPGRSRLTWSVVESIPIPDAVKRNGGRAKADIEAWIASLEAVAACGIPIVCYNFMPVVDWTRTELDYVIDTGATAMRFDHEKFAVFDLFVLQRAGAEQQYSPEDKARARDMFEAMSEAEIAEITRIITSALPGSTTEPLTIPQFREKLAAYTGIDAAKLRQHLIEFLQAVTPVAEARGVKLTLHPDDPPRSLFGLPRIASTAEDYAALFNAVPSKANGMCYCTGSLGVRADNDLPAMARRFASRIHFAHLRATKREADGRSFHESAHLEGDVDMVAVLKELVAEDRGRRANETIVFRSDHGHRMLDDLDKTVTPGYPAIGRLRGLAELRGILVALGAKPT
- a CDS encoding helix-turn-helix domain-containing protein, whose product is MQAKTPNAIDAYVGERVRLRRKLLGLSQVSLSESLGITFQQLQKYEKGVNRIGASRLQRIAEVLGVPVGFFFDEEKAHTAGLRLSADTDEVAHFIASKEGLALTRAFIAIEDPNIRRKLIALARSLGSTQSVTDEHESWERADVTRG